One stretch of Bombina bombina isolate aBomBom1 chromosome 7, aBomBom1.pri, whole genome shotgun sequence DNA includes these proteins:
- the LOC128636516 gene encoding 3-galactosyl-N-acetylglucosaminide 4-alpha-L-fucosyltransferase FUT3-like — MEPNSANLSVCQQNSVKELLILVWVWPFGQPFPLDRCQKDYNITGCKFTADRGLYDTADALIMHHFDIMYNKNALPQKPRHRFQRWVWFNLEPPLIIKNLHYLDNQFNMTMTFRKDSDVFVPYGHVEILKEIQNFTIPPKAKLVSWVVSKWYPGIPRISYYEELKKYIQIDIYGSGHKPLSWADFKKTISQYKFYLAFENSIYTDYLTEKIWSNAFDSWAVPVVLGTSRKNYERFIPGDAFIHVDDFSSHKELANYLLMLDKDDEKYKKYFNWRSYYQPRINGGWPLLYCKACSGLKHAPEYQVIPSIEKWFLEKS, encoded by the coding sequence ATGGAACCAAACAGTGCCAATCTTTCTGTATGCCAACAGAATTCTGTGAAAGAACTCCTTATCTTGGTTTGGGTGTGGCCTTTCGGACAACCTTTCCCATTAGACAGATGCCAGAAGGACTACAATATCACCGGATGCAAATTTACAGCAGACAGGGGTCTGTATGATACTGCTGATGCTCTCATTATGCATCACTTTGATATAATGTATAACAAAAATGCTTTACCCCAAAAACCAAGACATCGGTTTCAACGCTGGGTGTGGTTCAACTTGGAACCTCCGCTGATTATTAAAAACTTGCATTATCTGGACAATCAGTTTAACATGACCATGACATTTCGTAAAGATTCTGATGTTTTTGTTCCCTACGGTCATGTTGAAATATTGAAGGAGATTCAAAATTTCACAATTCCACCTAAGGCTAAACTAGTGTCTTGGGTTGTAAGTAAATGGTATCCAGGTATCCCTCGTATTTCATATTATGAGGAACTGAAGAAATATATCCAAATTGATATTTACGGGAGTGGGCACAAACCACTCAGCTGGGCTGATTTCAAAAAAACTATCTCCCAGTATAAATTTTACTTGGCCTTTGAAAACTCAATTTATACAGATTATTTAACTGAGAAAATATGGTCCAATGCATTTGACTCATGGGCTGTGCCTGTTGTGCTCGGGACATCTCGCAAGAATTATGAGCGTTTTATCCCCGGTGATGCATTTATTCATGTGGATGACTTCTCAAGCCACAAGGAACTGGCTAATTACCTATTAATGTTGGATAAAGATGATGAGAAATATAAGAAATATTTTAACTGGAGATCCTATTATCAGCCTAGAATAAATGGTGGATGGCCACTTCTTTATTGCAAAGCCTGTAGTGGATTAAAGCATGCTCCAGAATATCAAGTCATTCCTAGTATAGAAAAGTGGTTTTTGGAGAAATCATAG